The following proteins are co-located in the Carassius auratus strain Wakin chromosome 7, ASM336829v1, whole genome shotgun sequence genome:
- the LOC113105894 gene encoding UPF0687 protein C20orf27 homolog, with protein MATAKKASSKTGGVRFAEESSEAAQSHVHFDEKLHDSVVMVIPESNGNFLVKVGFLKTQHRYEIVFTLPEMPELGKDVCPAPIPNPHLRITNITPSSDGGLRVTCEYMAHQEGVMCEEVQILSESKEDSSVKVKVHARVMDRHHGTPMLLEGVRCIGAELEYDSEQSDWQGFD; from the exons CGTCGTCTAAGACGGGGGGCGTTCGCTTCGCTGAGGAATCCTCTGAAGCCGCTCAGTCTCATGTGCATTTTGACGAGAAACTGCACGACTCCGTTGTGATGGTGATACCTGAATCAAACGGAAACTTCCTGGTTAAG GTGGGCTTCCTGAAAACACAGCACCGATATGAGATCGTGTTCACACTGCCGGAGATGCCAGAGCTCGGGAAAGACGTGTGTCCAGCCCCCATCCCCAATCCGCACCTCCGGATCACTAACATAACTCCGTCCTCAGATG GAGGTCTGAGGGTGACATGTGAATATATGGCCCATCAGGAGGGGGTGATGTGTGAGGAGGTGCAGATTCTCAGTGAGAGCAAAGAGGATTCAAGCGTGAAGGTTAAAGTTCATGCTCGTGTCATGG ACCGTCATCACGGGACTCCGATGCTGCTGGAAGGTGTGCGCTGCATAGGAGCAGAACTCGAGTACGACTCCGAGCAAAGCGACTGGCAAGGCTTCGACTAA